One Herbaspirillum rubrisubalbicans genomic window carries:
- the katG gene encoding catalase/peroxidase HPI: MSNEAKCPFNHTAGGGTSNRDWWPKQLRLDLLSQHSSKSNPMGEDFNYADAFKSLDLAAVKADLAKVMTDSQDWWPADFGHYGPLFVRMAWHSAGTYRIGDGRGGAGRGQQRFAPLNSWPDNVNLDKARRLLWPVKQKYGNKLSWADLLILTGNVALETMGFKTFGFAGGRQDVWEPDLDVYWGNETTWLGGDDRYGKGKAGASHGEIPADADRHGNEQSRTAPAGRNLENPLAAVQMGLIYVNPEGPDGNPDPLAAAHDIRETFARMAMDDEETVALIAGGHTFGKTHGAGDAKHVGREPEGEGLESQGLGWKSSFGSGAAGDTISSGLEVTWTQTPAQWSNYFFENLFNYEWELTKSPAGAHQWVAKNAQAVIPHAHGGAALLPTMLTTDLSLRFDPAYEKISRRFLAHPEQFADAFARAWFKLTHRDLGPRSRYLGPEVPAEELIWQDPLPQAQGAAIDAADVSALKAKVLASGLSVAELVSTAWASASTFRGGDMRGGANGARIRLAPQKDWAANQPAQLAKVLKALEAIQAEFNQGSKKVSLADLIVLAGSAAVEKSAKDAGVAVSVPFSAGRVDASQEQTDAASFAPLEPVIDGFRNFQKQRYAVRGEDMLIDKAQQLTLTAPEMTVLIGGLRVLGNTVGGSTKGVFTSRVGVLSNDFFVNLLDMGTEWKSTSPAQEEFEGRDRKTGALKWTGTRVDLVFGSNAVLRALAEVYASADAKEKFVKDFVAAWVKVMELDRFDLKK, from the coding sequence ATGTCGAATGAAGCCAAGTGCCCCTTTAACCACACCGCCGGCGGCGGCACCAGCAACCGCGACTGGTGGCCCAAGCAGTTGCGCCTGGACCTGCTGTCCCAGCATTCTTCCAAATCCAACCCCATGGGTGAGGATTTCAACTATGCCGACGCCTTCAAGAGCCTGGACCTGGCCGCCGTCAAGGCCGACCTGGCCAAGGTGATGACCGATTCCCAGGATTGGTGGCCGGCCGATTTCGGTCATTATGGTCCCTTGTTCGTGCGCATGGCCTGGCACAGTGCCGGTACCTACCGCATCGGCGATGGCCGTGGCGGTGCCGGCCGTGGTCAGCAGCGTTTTGCGCCCTTGAACAGCTGGCCCGACAACGTCAACCTGGATAAGGCACGTCGCCTCTTGTGGCCGGTCAAGCAGAAATACGGCAACAAGCTGTCCTGGGCCGACCTGCTGATCCTGACCGGCAACGTCGCCCTGGAAACCATGGGCTTCAAGACCTTCGGCTTCGCCGGTGGCCGCCAGGACGTGTGGGAACCGGACCTGGATGTCTACTGGGGTAACGAAACCACCTGGCTGGGTGGCGATGACCGCTATGGCAAGGGCAAGGCTGGCGCCAGCCACGGCGAGATCCCTGCTGATGCCGACCGTCATGGCAACGAACAGAGCCGCACCGCACCGGCTGGCCGCAACCTGGAAAACCCGCTGGCAGCCGTGCAGATGGGCCTGATCTACGTGAACCCGGAAGGCCCGGACGGCAACCCCGACCCGCTGGCCGCCGCCCATGACATCCGCGAAACCTTCGCCCGCATGGCCATGGACGATGAAGAAACCGTGGCCCTGATCGCCGGTGGTCACACCTTCGGCAAGACCCACGGTGCCGGTGACGCCAAGCACGTCGGCCGCGAACCGGAAGGCGAAGGTCTGGAAAGCCAGGGCCTGGGCTGGAAGAGCAGCTTCGGCAGCGGTGCCGCTGGCGACACCATCAGCTCCGGCCTGGAAGTGACCTGGACCCAGACCCCGGCGCAGTGGAGCAACTACTTCTTCGAGAACCTGTTCAACTATGAATGGGAACTGACCAAGAGCCCGGCCGGCGCCCATCAATGGGTGGCCAAGAATGCCCAGGCAGTGATCCCGCACGCCCATGGCGGTGCAGCGTTGCTGCCGACCATGCTGACCACCGACCTGTCGCTGCGCTTCGACCCGGCCTACGAAAAGATTTCGCGCCGCTTCCTGGCCCATCCCGAGCAGTTCGCCGATGCCTTCGCCCGCGCCTGGTTCAAGCTGACCCACCGCGACCTCGGCCCGCGTTCGCGCTACCTCGGCCCGGAAGTGCCGGCCGAAGAATTGATCTGGCAAGACCCGCTGCCGCAGGCCCAAGGCGCAGCCATCGATGCGGCTGACGTGAGCGCACTCAAGGCCAAGGTGCTGGCCTCAGGTCTGTCGGTGGCCGAACTGGTGTCCACTGCCTGGGCCTCGGCCTCGACCTTCCGTGGCGGCGACATGCGCGGCGGCGCCAACGGCGCGCGCATCCGCCTGGCCCCGCAAAAGGATTGGGCGGCCAACCAGCCGGCCCAACTGGCCAAGGTCTTGAAGGCGTTGGAAGCCATCCAGGCCGAGTTCAACCAGGGCAGCAAGAAGGTTTCGCTGGCTGATCTGATCGTGCTGGCCGGCAGTGCTGCGGTGGAAAAATCGGCCAAGGACGCAGGCGTGGCGGTGAGCGTGCCGTTTAGCGCCGGTCGCGTGGATGCCTCGCAAGAGCAGACCGATGCCGCTTCCTTCGCGCCGCTGGAGCCGGTCATCGATGGCTTCCGCAACTTCCAGAAGCAGCGTTATGCCGTGCGTGGCGAAGACATGCTCATCGACAAGGCCCAGCAACTGACCCTCACCGCGCCGGAAATGACGGTCTTGATCGGTGGCCTGCGCGTGCTGGGCAACACCGTCGGCGGCAGCACCAAGGGCGTATTCACCAGCCGCGTGGGCGTGCTGTCCAACGACTTCTTCGTCAACCTGCTGGACATGGGCACCGAGTGGAAGTCCACCTCGCCCGCCCAGGAAGAGTTCGAAGGCCGCGACCGCAAGACCGGCGCCCTCAAGTGGACCGGTACCCGCGTCGATCTGGTGTTCGGTTCCAATGCCGTGCTGCGTGCCCTGGCCGAAGTCTATGCCAGCGCCGACGCCAAGGAAAAGTTCGTCAAGGACTTCGTAGCAGCCTGGGTCAAGGTGATGGAGCTGGATCGTTTCGATCTGAAGAAGTAA
- a CDS encoding 3-hydroxybutyrate dehydrogenase: MLLKDKVALITGSASGIGKEIAVEYAKQGAKVVIADLALEAAKATAEEIVKNGGTAMAVAMNVTDETQVDKGVADAVNTYGGLDIMISNAGIQIISPVAELSLENWRKMLAIHLDGAFLTTRAAMKAMIKQGRGGSIIYMGSVHSHLASPLKAPYVTAKHGLLGLAKTVAKEGAKDHIRTNVICPGFVRTPLVEKQIPEQAKEFGISEEDVIKKIMLKDTVDGEFTTTQDVAQTAVFLAAFPTNALTGQSVVVSHGWHMQ, translated from the coding sequence ATGCTACTCAAGGATAAAGTCGCTCTCATTACCGGTTCGGCCAGCGGCATCGGCAAGGAAATCGCGGTCGAATATGCCAAACAGGGCGCCAAGGTCGTCATCGCCGACCTGGCCCTGGAAGCGGCCAAGGCGACCGCCGAAGAGATCGTCAAGAATGGCGGCACCGCCATGGCCGTGGCCATGAACGTCACCGATGAAACTCAGGTCGACAAGGGCGTGGCCGATGCCGTGAACACCTATGGCGGCCTGGACATCATGATCAGCAATGCCGGCATCCAGATCATCAGCCCGGTGGCCGAGTTGTCGCTGGAGAACTGGCGCAAGATGCTGGCCATCCACCTGGACGGCGCCTTCCTGACCACGCGCGCAGCGATGAAGGCGATGATCAAGCAGGGTCGTGGCGGCTCCATCATCTACATGGGTTCGGTCCACTCGCACCTGGCTTCGCCCTTGAAGGCGCCCTATGTCACGGCCAAGCATGGCCTCTTGGGCCTGGCCAAGACGGTGGCCAAGGAAGGCGCCAAGGACCACATCCGCACCAACGTCATCTGTCCCGGCTTCGTGCGCACCCCGCTGGTGGAAAAGCAGATCCCCGAGCAGGCCAAGGAATTCGGCATCAGCGAAGAAGACGTCATCAAGAAGATCATGCTGAAGGACACCGTCGACGGCGAATTCACCACCACCCAGGACGTGGCCCAGACCGCCGTGTTCCTGGCCGCCTTCCCGACCAATGCCCTGACCGGTCAGTCGGTGGTGGTCAGCCACGGCTGGCACATGCAATAA
- a CDS encoding GNAT family N-acetyltransferase: MRLLTIPADANPSFAKLNLSLASTPEEVREVQRLRYKVFIEAMNLSALANPEGLDKDEFDDYCDHLIVRDSKTLSVVGTYRVLSPHGARRMGKFYSEQEFDLSRLDNIRGVIAEAGRACIHPDYRSGGVIMMLWAGLAAYMRKERCEYLMGCASVSLADGGHNAAALYHAFREKNMAPPDYRVAPLLPFPLEDRQAGVDPQIPPLLRGYLRSGAWVCGEPAWDPDFHSADFFLLLPLSKLDSRYARHYLKESRTA; this comes from the coding sequence ATGAGACTGCTTACCATTCCTGCCGATGCCAATCCGAGTTTTGCCAAGCTCAACCTGAGCCTGGCCAGCACCCCGGAAGAAGTGCGCGAAGTGCAGCGCCTGCGCTACAAGGTCTTCATCGAAGCGATGAACCTGTCGGCCCTGGCCAATCCCGAAGGCCTGGACAAGGATGAGTTCGACGACTACTGCGACCACCTCATCGTGCGCGACAGCAAGACCCTCTCGGTGGTGGGCACCTATCGCGTACTGAGCCCGCACGGCGCGCGCCGCATGGGCAAGTTCTACTCGGAACAGGAATTCGATCTCTCGCGCCTGGACAACATCCGCGGCGTCATCGCCGAAGCCGGTCGCGCCTGCATCCACCCGGACTACCGCAGCGGCGGCGTGATCATGATGCTGTGGGCGGGCCTGGCCGCTTACATGCGCAAGGAACGCTGCGAATACCTGATGGGTTGCGCCAGCGTCAGCCTGGCCGATGGTGGCCACAATGCCGCCGCGCTCTATCACGCCTTCCGCGAAAAGAACATGGCCCCGCCCGACTACCGCGTCGCGCCGCTGTTGCCCTTCCCGCTGGAAGACCGCCAGGCCGGCGTCGATCCGCAGATCCCGCCGCTGTTGCGCGGCTACCTGCGCAGCGGTGCCTGGGTGTGCGGCGAACCGGCCTGGGATCCTGATTTCCACTCGGCTGATTTCTTCCTGCTGCTGCCGCTCTCCAAGCTCGACAGCCGCTACGCCCGTCATTACCTCAAAGAGTCGAGGACCGCATGA
- a CDS encoding phosphonate degradation HD-domain oxygenase encodes MALSLDDIALLFTRHGHTQYAGEPVTQLEHALQSALLAEEEGAAPSLIVASLLHDLGHLLEDLGDTPTLSGVDDLHQYRVLPFLRGLFDEAVLAPIALHVDAKRYLCATDPDYFARLSADSVRSLQLQGGIFDIEQAAAFIDRPYARDALRLRRWDDCAKLAGLPTPDYAHFAGYFSQCLHQPGQAASA; translated from the coding sequence ATGGCCCTGAGCCTGGATGATATCGCCCTGTTGTTCACACGACACGGCCACACGCAATATGCGGGCGAACCCGTCACGCAACTGGAGCACGCGCTGCAATCGGCCTTGCTGGCCGAGGAGGAGGGTGCCGCGCCCAGCCTGATCGTGGCCAGTCTGCTGCACGACCTGGGGCATCTGCTGGAAGACCTGGGCGACACGCCCACTCTGTCCGGTGTGGATGACTTGCACCAGTACCGCGTGCTGCCTTTCCTGCGCGGACTGTTCGATGAAGCCGTGCTGGCGCCGATTGCCTTGCACGTCGATGCCAAGCGCTACCTGTGCGCCACCGATCCCGATTACTTCGCCCGTCTTTCGGCCGACTCGGTGCGCAGCCTGCAACTGCAGGGCGGCATCTTCGACATCGAACAGGCGGCCGCTTTCATCGACCGGCCCTATGCCCGGGATGCGCTGCGCCTGCGGCGCTGGGATGATTGCGCCAAGCTGGCCGGACTGCCCACGCCTGACTACGCCCATTTTGCCGGCTACTTCAGCCAGTGCCTGCATCAGCCAGGCCAAGCCGCCAGCGCTTAA
- the secD gene encoding protein translocase subunit SecD produces the protein MNRYSLWKYALIVLALLFGVIYTVPNFFGESPAVQISSGKSTLKVEPALAGRVDQILKQGNLGAESVAFDNSGAAPSVRARFASTDIQFKAKALLEKELNTDPSDPTYIVAFNLLPNTPQWLQSLHAFPMYLGLDLRGGVHFLMQVDIKAVLNKRLQGLQSSVRSLLRDKNIRQSGINRVGDSIEISFRDADTRNKARAALGELQEMLLTDAGSGDDLKLIATLRPEALKQTQEDGVKQNISTLSKRVNELGVAEPLIQRQGADRIVVELPGVQDVSRAKDIIGRTATLEVRMVDDSVVRGTEETSAIPFGSELFKVGKGAPVVLVKEPVLTGDYISNASASFDENHQPAVSIDLNGDGGRKMREATRDKVGKAMAIVLFEKGKGEVLTVATIRSELGSRFQITGMGSPEAASDLALLLRAGSLAAPMEIIEERTIGPQLGADNIKKGFDSVLYGFVAMAIFMVIYYQLFGFFSALALSVNVLLLVALLSTLQVTLTLPGIAAIALALGMAIDSNVLINERIREELRAGNSPQAAIAAGFDRAWATILDSNVTTLIAGLALLIFGSGAIRGFAVVHCLGILTSMFSAVFFSRGVVNLWYGRKKRLSSLAIGQIWKPQGEVLSTSGKASAKRDAK, from the coding sequence ATGAATCGTTACTCTCTCTGGAAATACGCACTGATCGTCCTGGCCCTGCTGTTCGGCGTGATCTATACCGTCCCGAACTTCTTCGGCGAATCCCCCGCGGTGCAGATCAGCAGCGGCAAATCGACCTTGAAGGTGGAGCCTGCCCTGGCCGGCCGTGTCGATCAGATCCTGAAACAAGGCAATCTCGGCGCAGAGAGTGTGGCGTTCGACAACAGCGGCGCGGCGCCCTCGGTGCGCGCCCGCTTTGCCAGCACCGACATCCAGTTCAAGGCCAAGGCCCTGCTGGAAAAGGAGCTCAACACCGACCCCAGCGACCCGACCTACATCGTCGCCTTCAACCTCTTGCCCAACACCCCGCAATGGCTGCAAAGCCTGCACGCCTTCCCGATGTACCTGGGCCTGGACTTGCGCGGTGGCGTGCACTTCCTGATGCAGGTCGATATCAAGGCGGTCCTGAACAAGCGCCTGCAAGGCCTGCAATCGAGCGTGCGCAGCCTGCTGCGTGACAAGAACATCCGCCAAAGCGGCATCAACCGCGTGGGCGACAGCATCGAGATTTCCTTCCGCGATGCCGACACCCGCAACAAGGCCCGCGCCGCCTTGGGCGAGCTGCAGGAAATGCTGCTGACCGACGCCGGCAGCGGCGACGACCTGAAACTGATCGCCACCCTGCGCCCGGAAGCCCTGAAACAGACCCAGGAAGATGGCGTCAAGCAAAACATCAGCACCCTGTCCAAGCGCGTCAATGAGCTGGGCGTGGCCGAGCCGCTGATCCAGCGTCAGGGCGCCGACCGCATCGTGGTCGAACTGCCGGGCGTGCAGGACGTCTCGCGCGCCAAGGACATCATCGGCCGTACCGCCACCCTGGAAGTGCGCATGGTGGACGACAGCGTGGTGCGCGGCACCGAGGAAACCTCGGCCATTCCGTTCGGCTCCGAACTGTTCAAGGTCGGCAAGGGTGCGCCCGTGGTTCTGGTCAAGGAACCGGTGCTGACCGGCGACTACATCTCCAACGCTTCGGCCAGCTTCGATGAAAACCACCAACCGGCGGTCAGCATCGATTTGAACGGCGACGGCGGCCGCAAGATGCGCGAAGCCACCCGCGACAAGGTCGGCAAGGCCATGGCCATCGTCCTGTTCGAAAAGGGCAAGGGCGAAGTCCTGACCGTGGCCACCATCCGCTCCGAACTGGGTTCGCGCTTCCAGATCACCGGCATGGGTTCGCCCGAAGCCGCCAGCGACCTGGCCCTGCTGCTGCGCGCCGGTTCCCTGGCGGCCCCCATGGAAATCATCGAAGAACGCACCATCGGCCCGCAACTGGGTGCCGACAACATCAAGAAGGGCTTTGACTCGGTGCTGTACGGCTTCGTGGCCATGGCCATCTTCATGGTGATCTACTACCAATTGTTCGGTTTCTTCAGTGCCCTGGCGCTGTCGGTGAACGTGCTGCTGCTGGTGGCGCTCTTGTCCACGCTGCAGGTCACGCTGACTCTGCCCGGTATTGCCGCTATCGCCCTGGCGCTGGGTATGGCGATCGACTCCAACGTGCTGATCAACGAGCGCATCCGTGAAGAACTGCGCGCCGGCAATTCGCCGCAGGCAGCGATTGCCGCCGGTTTCGACCGCGCCTGGGCGACCATCCTGGACTCCAACGTGACCACCCTGATCGCCGGCCTGGCGCTGCTGATCTTCGGTTCCGGTGCGATTCGCGGCTTTGCCGTGGTGCACTGCCTGGGCATCCTGACCTCGATGTTCTCGGCCGTGTTCTTCTCGCGCGGCGTGGTCAACCTCTGGTATGGCCGCAAGAAGCGCCTCTCCAGCCTGGCCATCGGCCAGATCTGGAAGCCGCAAGGCGAGGTGCTCTCCACCTCCGGCAAGGCTTCGGCCAAGCGCGACGCCAAGTAA
- a CDS encoding DUF4337 domain-containing protein: MTETTENLEHAEHAHASGNKKIALLIAILALVLAITETLSKSYQTEVILKHQEAANLWSFFQAKSVRGNAAQLAKQQLTLLGNPKDERVSAAISKLDDAIAHYDSDEKTGEGKKELAHKAREAEHEAHAYMEKYEKMEMAAGMLQVAIVLASATIISGVAVLAYLSMGIGVVALAFVGAGLLGSVS; the protein is encoded by the coding sequence ATGACGGAAACGACCGAAAACCTGGAACACGCCGAACACGCCCACGCCTCCGGCAACAAGAAGATCGCCCTGCTCATCGCCATCTTGGCGCTGGTGCTGGCCATTACCGAAACCCTGTCCAAGTCCTACCAGACCGAGGTCATCCTGAAGCATCAGGAAGCGGCCAATCTGTGGTCTTTCTTCCAAGCCAAGTCGGTGCGCGGCAATGCAGCGCAACTGGCCAAGCAGCAATTGACGCTGCTGGGCAATCCCAAGGATGAGCGAGTAAGCGCGGCTATCTCCAAACTTGATGACGCCATCGCCCACTACGACAGCGACGAAAAGACCGGCGAAGGCAAGAAGGAGCTGGCGCACAAGGCGCGCGAAGCCGAACATGAAGCCCATGCCTACATGGAAAAGTACGAGAAGATGGAAATGGCGGCCGGGATGCTGCAAGTGGCCATCGTGCTGGCCTCGGCCACCATCATCTCCGGCGTGGCAGTGCTGGCCTACCTGTCCATGGGCATCGGCGTGGTGGCGCTGGCCTTCGTGGGAGCCGGACTGCTGGGCTCAGTGAGCTGA
- a CDS encoding DMT family transporter translates to MRSNPILQGMFYSALAGAAWGLVFLAPELTRAFSPWQLTAGRYLAYGLFAALLIAPRIKKLLPHLGRAEWRALVWLSLLGNVVYYVFLASAVQLGGMAMTSLVIGFLPVAVSIIGSRGHGAVPLRKLAPSLALGLAGIACVAWQSLAGSATGDMKESVIGFFCALAALASWTTYAVGNSRWLARLHEVSAHDWNLLIGVVTGLLSLFIAVPAFTVMLQPHPGSQWLHFVVVSAGVAIFASLFGNACWNKATRLLPLTMIGQMILFETLFALLYGFLWEQRWPTLLEIAAMVLVTGSVLLCVSAHRVDEGGGH, encoded by the coding sequence ATGCGTTCCAACCCGATTCTGCAAGGCATGTTCTATAGCGCCCTGGCCGGCGCCGCCTGGGGCCTGGTGTTCCTGGCCCCGGAACTGACCCGCGCCTTCTCGCCCTGGCAATTGACCGCCGGGCGCTACCTGGCCTATGGCCTGTTCGCGGCGCTGCTGATCGCGCCGCGCATCAAGAAATTGCTGCCGCACCTGGGCCGCGCCGAGTGGCGCGCGCTGGTGTGGTTGAGCCTCTTGGGCAATGTGGTCTATTACGTGTTCCTGGCCAGCGCCGTGCAATTGGGCGGCATGGCCATGACTTCGCTAGTGATCGGCTTCCTGCCGGTGGCGGTGAGCATCATCGGCAGCCGTGGTCACGGCGCCGTCCCGCTGCGCAAGCTAGCCCCTTCGCTGGCCCTGGGCCTGGCCGGGATTGCCTGCGTGGCGTGGCAGTCACTGGCAGGGTCGGCGACAGGCGATATGAAGGAAAGTGTCATAGGCTTCTTCTGCGCCCTGGCGGCACTGGCCTCCTGGACCACTTATGCGGTGGGCAACAGTCGTTGGCTGGCGCGCCTACATGAAGTTTCTGCACATGACTGGAACCTCTTGATCGGCGTGGTCACGGGCCTGTTGTCGCTGTTCATCGCGGTGCCGGCCTTCACTGTGATGCTGCAGCCGCATCCGGGCAGTCAATGGCTGCACTTCGTGGTGGTATCGGCGGGGGTGGCGATCTTTGCCTCGCTGTTCGGCAATGCCTGCTGGAACAAGGCCACACGCCTGCTGCCGCTGACCATGATCGGGCAGATGATCCTCTTCGAGACGCTCTTTGCGCTGCTCTACGGCTTCCTGTGGGAACAGCGCTGGCCGACGCTGCTGGAGATCGCGGCCATGGTGCTGGTCACCGGTAGCGTGCTGCTGTGCGTGTCAGCGCACCGGGTCGATGAGGGCGGTGGGCACTGA
- a CDS encoding helix-turn-helix transcriptional regulator has protein sequence MPTLTLPPGELPLPQLHLRSYREQTLADRHDFSQLVLPLAGRLELDIAGHQGYADSLTAAFVEPGAWHETRAGGSNRALVLDLAPHAVDTLQLEALARRAFVPLTAAASKLVEFMALSLAQSTAPAAGHALHHWVPLLLDTLAQQPPQVKSRLHRMLARVEAQAAQPWTVADMAALAAISPSRLHEWFQQELGTSPRAWLAEVRLAQACQLLRTSKLPVAAIAQRCGYGDQSAMTHAMRKLRGTTPSAYRKQYRA, from the coding sequence ATGCCGACCCTGACACTGCCGCCAGGCGAGCTGCCGCTGCCGCAATTGCATCTGCGCAGTTATCGCGAGCAGACCCTGGCCGACCGCCATGATTTCTCTCAGCTGGTGCTGCCCCTGGCGGGCCGGCTGGAGCTCGATATTGCCGGGCACCAGGGCTACGCCGACAGCCTCACGGCGGCCTTCGTCGAACCCGGCGCCTGGCACGAGACCCGTGCCGGTGGCAGCAATCGCGCGCTGGTCCTGGACCTGGCGCCGCACGCCGTGGACACGCTGCAACTGGAAGCCCTGGCCCGGCGCGCCTTCGTGCCACTGACGGCGGCCGCCAGCAAGCTGGTGGAATTCATGGCGCTGTCGCTGGCGCAATCTACCGCACCGGCCGCGGGCCATGCGCTGCACCACTGGGTGCCGCTGCTGCTGGACACCCTGGCGCAGCAACCACCGCAGGTCAAATCGCGCCTGCACCGCATGTTGGCCCGGGTCGAGGCGCAAGCCGCCCAGCCCTGGACGGTGGCCGACATGGCCGCGCTGGCCGCCATCAGCCCCAGCCGCCTGCATGAATGGTTCCAACAGGAACTGGGCACGTCACCGCGCGCCTGGCTGGCTGAGGTACGTCTGGCGCAAGCCTGTCAGTTGCTGCGCACCAGCAAGTTGCCGGTGGCGGCCATCGCCCAGCGCTGCGGCTATGGCGACCAGAGTGCGATGACGCACGCCATGCGCAAGCTGCGCGGCACCACGCCGTCGGCCTACCGCAAGCAGTACCGGGCTTAA
- the tcdA gene encoding tRNA cyclic N6-threonylcarbamoyladenosine(37) synthase TcdA produces the protein MSTSIDLNDIDYERRFGGVARLYGAAALQRFRQARVCVVGVGGVGSWIVEALARSAIGHLTLIDLDNLAESNVNRQIHALTGTLGQAKVTALHERISQINPTCVVTEVEDFVDPENVEQMLGGGRFDYVIDAIDNVPAKVAMIAWCRKNGMPMVTIGSAGGQIDPTQIEIRDLCRTEQEPLLAKVRKRLRSQHGFPRGTKNKFHIDAVFSTEPLRFPELAEGEACEVVPAEDMDVGADAADSTQAGVTGLNCAGFGSAMVVTATFGLVAAAHVLKKLAEQANAQPQ, from the coding sequence ATGAGCACATCCATCGATCTGAACGATATCGACTATGAACGCCGCTTCGGCGGCGTGGCCCGCCTGTACGGCGCCGCCGCCCTGCAACGCTTTCGCCAGGCACGGGTGTGCGTGGTCGGGGTCGGGGGCGTGGGCTCGTGGATCGTCGAGGCGCTGGCGCGCAGCGCCATCGGCCACCTGACCCTGATCGACCTGGACAACCTGGCCGAATCCAACGTCAACCGCCAGATCCATGCCCTGACCGGGACGCTGGGCCAGGCTAAGGTCACGGCCCTGCATGAGCGCATCAGCCAGATCAATCCGACCTGCGTGGTGACCGAGGTGGAGGATTTCGTCGATCCAGAGAATGTGGAGCAGATGTTGGGCGGCGGCCGTTTCGATTACGTCATCGACGCCATCGACAATGTCCCGGCCAAGGTGGCCATGATCGCCTGGTGCCGCAAGAACGGCATGCCCATGGTCACCATCGGCAGCGCCGGTGGGCAGATCGACCCGACCCAGATCGAGATCCGCGACCTCTGCCGCACCGAGCAGGAACCGCTGCTGGCCAAGGTGCGCAAGCGCCTGCGTTCACAGCATGGTTTCCCGCGCGGGACCAAGAATAAATTCCACATCGATGCCGTGTTTTCCACGGAACCGCTGCGCTTTCCTGAACTGGCCGAAGGCGAGGCATGTGAAGTTGTTCCTGCTGAAGACATGGACGTCGGCGCGGATGCCGCCGACAGCACCCAGGCCGGCGTCACCGGCCTGAACTGCGCCGGCTTCGGCTCGGCCATGGTGGTCACGGCCACCTTCGGCCTGGTGGCCGCGGCGCACGTCTTGAAGAAACTGGCCGAGCAAGCCAACGCCCAGCCACAGTGA
- the secF gene encoding protein translocase subunit SecF codes for MEFFRIKKDIPFMRHALIFNAISALTFVAAVFFLFSKGLHFSIEFTGGTVMEVAYNKPADLEKIRKSIEGLGYRDTLVQSFGTAQDVMIRLPAQAGVNASQQSEKVNAALKADDPDVRLQRVEFVGPQVGDELAHDGLLALAMVVVGIVIYLAFRFEWKFAVAAVIANLHDVVIILGFFAFFQWEFSLTVLAAILAVLGYSVNESVVVFDRVREAFRDRRFGKLSAPEVLNHAITSTMSRTIITHGSTEMMVLAMFFFGGPTLHYFALALTIGILFGIYSSVFVAAALAMWLGVKREDLIKPVKVKDENGGAVV; via the coding sequence ATGGAATTTTTCCGCATCAAAAAAGACATTCCCTTCATGCGTCATGCCCTGATCTTCAATGCGATCTCGGCACTGACCTTTGTGGCCGCGGTGTTTTTCCTGTTCTCCAAGGGATTGCACTTCTCCATCGAATTCACCGGTGGCACGGTCATGGAAGTGGCCTACAACAAACCGGCCGACCTGGAGAAGATCCGCAAGTCCATTGAAGGACTGGGTTACCGCGATACCCTGGTGCAAAGCTTCGGCACCGCCCAGGACGTGATGATCCGCCTGCCCGCGCAAGCCGGCGTGAACGCCAGCCAGCAAAGCGAAAAGGTCAATGCCGCCCTGAAGGCCGATGACCCGGACGTGCGTCTGCAACGGGTGGAGTTCGTCGGCCCGCAGGTGGGTGACGAGCTGGCCCATGACGGCTTGCTGGCGCTGGCCATGGTGGTGGTCGGCATCGTGATCTACCTGGCCTTCCGCTTCGAATGGAAGTTCGCGGTGGCGGCGGTGATCGCCAACCTGCACGACGTGGTGATCATCCTGGGTTTCTTTGCCTTCTTCCAGTGGGAATTCTCGCTCACCGTGCTGGCCGCGATCCTGGCGGTGCTGGGTTACTCGGTCAACGAATCGGTGGTGGTGTTCGACCGGGTGCGCGAAGCCTTCCGTGACCGCCGCTTCGGCAAGCTCTCCGCGCCCGAAGTGCTGAACCACGCCATCACCAGCACCATGTCGCGTACCATCATCACCCACGGCAGCACTGAAATGATGGTGCTGGCGATGTTCTTCTTCGGTGGCCCGACGCTGCACTACTTCGCCCTGGCGCTGACCATCGGCATTCTGTTCGGTATCTATTCCTCGGTGTTCGTGGCCGCGGCCCTGGCCATGTGGCTGGGCGTGAAGCGCGAAGACCTGATCAAGCCGGTCAAGGTCAAGGACGAGAACGGCGGCGCGGTGGTCTGA